Proteins from a single region of Leptospira brenneri:
- a CDS encoding diaminopimelate decarboxylase — MTSIEKLKFLKEDQVRSLAKEFGTPVFVYSEKEIEQKCDEALAFPNAFGLQVRYAMKANPNSNILQIMKKKGILIDASSEHEVVRALHFGFKPESIMLTSQEFPKAFAELIGKGVKFNACSLRQLEAFGKAFPGKSVSIRFNPGLGSGHTKKTDVGGVTSSFGIWHEKLPEVKAIVEKYKIVVEKVHTHIGSGSDPEVWKAVAQYTLEYAEAFPTVTVVSLGGGYKVGRMEDEKSTDLQKIGAPVKPQFEEFASKHGRKLILEIEPGTYLIALCGALLTTVDDLVDTGSKGFRFLKLDTGMDSNTRPSLYGARHPLVTVKKDGGSPKSSVEYVVVGHCCESGDVFTQKEGGEPITRLIGEAEIGDYVVMEAVGAYCASMSTKNYNSFPETSEVLLRKNGEGKLIRKKEPVLEIFRNEILVVE; from the coding sequence ATGACATCAATCGAAAAACTAAAGTTTTTGAAAGAAGACCAAGTCAGGTCTTTAGCAAAAGAATTCGGCACACCCGTCTTTGTCTATTCCGAGAAAGAAATTGAACAAAAATGTGACGAGGCCTTGGCGTTTCCGAACGCTTTTGGATTACAAGTCCGTTACGCGATGAAGGCAAATCCCAATTCGAATATCCTTCAAATCATGAAAAAGAAAGGCATTCTCATTGACGCATCCTCAGAACATGAAGTGGTGCGTGCCCTTCACTTTGGATTCAAACCAGAATCCATCATGCTCACTTCCCAGGAATTTCCTAAAGCCTTCGCCGAACTCATTGGAAAAGGGGTAAAGTTCAACGCTTGTTCCCTTCGCCAATTAGAAGCCTTTGGTAAGGCCTTCCCTGGTAAGTCGGTATCCATTCGTTTCAATCCGGGCCTAGGTTCGGGACATACCAAAAAAACAGATGTAGGGGGAGTCACTTCTTCCTTCGGAATCTGGCATGAAAAATTACCCGAAGTTAAAGCCATTGTGGAAAAATACAAAATCGTAGTAGAAAAAGTCCACACTCATATTGGTTCGGGTAGTGACCCAGAAGTTTGGAAAGCTGTAGCTCAGTATACTTTAGAATATGCAGAAGCCTTTCCTACGGTCACTGTAGTGAGCCTTGGTGGTGGTTACAAAGTAGGTAGGATGGAAGATGAAAAATCGACCGACTTACAAAAGATTGGTGCTCCTGTAAAACCTCAATTTGAAGAATTTGCTAGTAAACACGGAAGAAAACTGATTTTAGAAATTGAACCAGGAACCTATCTCATCGCTTTATGTGGGGCACTTCTTACTACTGTAGATGATTTGGTGGATACAGGCTCCAAAGGATTTCGATTTTTAAAACTTGATACAGGGATGGATTCCAACACCAGACCTTCGTTATATGGTGCAAGACATCCACTCGTCACTGTGAAAAAAGACGGTGGGAGTCCGAAATCCAGTGTAGAATACGTAGTTGTAGGCCACTGTTGTGAGTCAGGAGACGTCTTCACCCAAAAAGAAGGTGGGGAGCCAATCACTCGTTTGATTGGTGAAGCAGAAATTGGAGACTATGTGGTGATGGAAGCTGTGGGTGCCTACTGTGCAAGTATGTCCACAAAGAACTATAATAGTTTTCCAGAGACTTCAGAGGTATTACTTCGTAAGAATGGAGAGGGAAAACTGATTCGTAAAAAAGAACCAGTATTAGAAATCTTTCGAAACGAAATCCTCGTTGTTGAATGA
- a CDS encoding zinc dependent phospholipase C family protein: MAGKITHIEALSQVKKHLEHGNATQRRIATLLSRPDVASYANLGAVAPDIFYFYHVLQPKRTKKAAFFGDLAHHHKVAELVLNFLDQVHDTEMGLYRDRFLAFTLGYICHCVVDIQTHPYIFYISGDYYNNDKKISYQAQVNHMKVEFGLDTLLINHRWGMSAKEYDFPQYIDIRHRTVGIKNKMDPVLWNFWLQSIKETYPEEFASSYLGSEKKIIPGDILNESYLGFYRFTSTLDSRSTFMRGLVSVVDTLTFHKYNASVLMLPTLENINPKIMNDEKREWFYPADPKRKFNDSFIELLNQASQACKEILTRAYEYSFSPESRSKILDSLGGYNLDTGLRYHGIDHMKEFSPLV, from the coding sequence ATGGCAGGAAAGATTACACATATCGAAGCTCTCTCCCAAGTGAAAAAACATTTGGAACATGGAAATGCAACCCAACGTAGGATTGCTACCTTACTTTCACGCCCAGATGTTGCGTCCTATGCTAATCTTGGTGCCGTGGCTCCCGATATCTTTTACTTTTATCATGTGTTGCAACCCAAACGAACGAAAAAAGCCGCTTTTTTTGGTGACCTTGCCCACCACCATAAAGTAGCAGAACTGGTTTTAAATTTTTTAGACCAAGTTCATGACACCGAAATGGGACTCTACCGGGACCGTTTCCTTGCCTTTACTTTGGGATATATTTGTCACTGCGTGGTAGACATCCAAACCCATCCTTATATTTTTTATATCTCAGGGGACTACTATAACAACGATAAGAAGATCTCTTACCAAGCACAGGTCAACCATATGAAAGTGGAGTTTGGGTTAGATACACTTCTTATCAACCATCGTTGGGGAATGAGTGCTAAAGAATATGATTTTCCACAGTACATTGACATCCGCCACAGAACAGTAGGGATTAAAAACAAAATGGATCCAGTTCTTTGGAACTTTTGGTTGCAATCCATCAAAGAAACTTATCCTGAAGAATTTGCTTCCTCCTATTTAGGTTCCGAAAAAAAAATCATTCCGGGTGATATCTTAAATGAATCCTATCTTGGGTTTTACCGGTTCACTTCCACCTTAGATTCGAGAAGTACGTTTATGCGAGGGCTTGTAAGTGTAGTGGATACACTGACCTTTCATAAATACAATGCCAGTGTCCTGATGTTGCCTACTCTCGAGAATATCAATCCCAAGATCATGAATGATGAAAAAAGGGAATGGTTTTATCCCGCTGACCCAAAACGTAAGTTCAATGACTCATTTATCGAACTTTTGAACCAAGCAAGCCAAGCCTGCAAAGAAATTTTAACGAGAGCCTACGAATATAGTTTTTCTCCGGAAAGCAGATCGAAAATCCTGGATTCTCTTGGTGGTTATAATTTGGATACGGGTCTCCGTTACCACGGAATTGATCATATGAAGGAATTTTCTCCACTCGTTTGA
- a CDS encoding penicillin-binding protein 1A, giving the protein MKQEPVGLFEKYFIIWFRIVTERIWIGDKKLRNTTIAIFAFGALNVFLLTGSVKDFFRLQEAADYDIPSTLYGLNDKGEYEPIAEYYKFSRIPVHLEQLKSEETSLSPDNRHKVIQCFLSTEDNSFYSHNGIDLKGIARAFVVNLMAGRVKEGASTITQQVARLKFLSIERSIARKAREAWLAILLELVYPKDKILEVYLNEIPLGHGTIGVGAASRFYFRKEVQDVSWGEAAILASLTTRPTQFSPIVNPVSSMNKVRVVFRKLVENGRMSVADAEKEYAALEEYYTNLNRSPNDSAFSDRLNRFPYVTEYIRKNLIRSIGSGRLYNGGLKIYSTIQIRHQEEAEKALLPALQRQTIESNQRAFRNIDAFDDLYGSGYSLIADLHDLPEFKFRISRTERTFSSAYQEDIRDEFSALNLLTGDDFLGDLIDKNYTSQSTKDHLLPVEGSLIAIRPETGYITALVGGSGFRSDNQQIRPFQAFRQPGSAFKPVLYAAAMDYSGKNPDPEKNVTPATLFADSPLQYLMEDGDEWAPENYSSEYSGFILLRKALEQSKNSVAVRVLEQVGLSHIMDSLRGLLQLPGRDIPYNFSVSLGSFELTPYELTRAYAALASGGKTVNPISVLYVEDNAGKVIKDFRKDFDDTDRKQIISKEAAFLITSMMRDVVEDGTGRGALSYGLSRKAYGKTGTTNNFRDAWFVGYTPELVTSVWFGYDVGTISLGRGMTGGKLAAPVWGRFMARALDREPAIDFPWLPEVKVTKKTVCRMSGKLPGSQCHDLFEEYFIPQTAPKDVCNDHGSSWNVVETRQTVPSSTVVHTEKKKPEKVEKLPLSTKPPKRKKSVFSGDEEIDY; this is encoded by the coding sequence ATGAAACAAGAACCCGTTGGGCTCTTTGAAAAATATTTTATCATTTGGTTTCGAATTGTCACAGAGAGAATTTGGATCGGAGACAAAAAATTAAGAAACACGACCATTGCCATCTTTGCCTTTGGTGCTTTAAATGTTTTTTTACTCACAGGTTCTGTAAAAGACTTCTTTCGTCTACAGGAAGCTGCCGATTATGATATCCCATCCACTTTGTATGGTTTGAACGACAAAGGGGAATACGAACCCATAGCCGAGTATTATAAATTCTCAAGGATTCCTGTTCATTTAGAACAATTAAAATCAGAAGAAACATCTCTTTCTCCAGATAACAGACACAAGGTGATCCAATGTTTTTTATCCACTGAGGATAATTCATTTTATTCCCATAATGGAATTGATTTAAAGGGAATTGCTCGTGCCTTTGTTGTGAACCTTATGGCGGGGCGAGTGAAGGAAGGTGCCTCCACCATCACCCAACAAGTAGCAAGGCTCAAGTTTTTATCCATAGAAAGATCCATTGCAAGAAAAGCTCGTGAGGCTTGGCTTGCGATTTTACTCGAACTAGTATATCCCAAAGATAAAATTTTAGAAGTGTATTTGAATGAAATTCCCCTCGGACATGGAACCATTGGCGTTGGTGCGGCTTCTCGGTTTTACTTTCGAAAGGAAGTACAAGATGTAAGTTGGGGGGAAGCAGCCATCCTCGCCAGTCTCACGACAAGACCCACCCAATTTAGTCCCATTGTTAATCCTGTTTCGAGTATGAACAAGGTACGAGTCGTATTCCGTAAGTTAGTTGAGAATGGAAGAATGTCCGTAGCCGATGCAGAAAAAGAATATGCGGCTCTTGAAGAATATTACACCAACTTAAACCGTTCTCCCAATGATTCTGCGTTTTCGGATCGACTGAACCGATTTCCCTATGTCACGGAATACATTCGAAAAAACTTAATTCGTTCCATTGGTTCCGGTCGTTTGTATAACGGCGGGCTTAAAATTTATTCCACCATCCAAATTCGTCACCAAGAAGAAGCAGAAAAAGCCCTTCTCCCTGCCCTCCAAAGACAAACGATAGAATCCAACCAAAGAGCGTTTCGTAATATAGATGCTTTTGATGATTTGTATGGAAGTGGATATTCTCTCATTGCAGATTTGCATGACTTACCTGAATTTAAATTTCGAATCTCTCGTACAGAACGTACGTTTTCTTCTGCCTACCAAGAAGACATACGGGATGAATTCTCTGCTTTAAACCTACTTACTGGTGATGACTTTCTAGGTGATTTGATCGATAAAAACTACACTTCACAATCGACAAAAGACCACCTCCTTCCTGTGGAAGGTTCTCTCATTGCCATTCGTCCGGAAACGGGATACATCACAGCCCTTGTGGGTGGTTCTGGTTTTCGTTCCGACAACCAACAAATTCGTCCCTTCCAAGCATTCCGCCAACCGGGTTCTGCTTTCAAACCAGTTCTTTATGCAGCTGCTATGGACTACTCTGGAAAAAATCCTGACCCAGAAAAAAATGTAACACCCGCTACACTGTTTGCAGACTCTCCCCTCCAATACTTAATGGAAGATGGAGACGAATGGGCTCCTGAAAACTATAGTAGCGAATACTCTGGTTTTATCTTACTCAGAAAAGCCCTCGAACAATCCAAAAACTCTGTGGCTGTTCGTGTATTGGAACAGGTCGGACTTTCTCACATAATGGATAGTTTGCGAGGTCTCTTACAACTACCAGGGCGAGACATTCCCTATAACTTCAGTGTTTCTCTCGGTTCTTTTGAACTCACACCTTATGAACTCACAAGAGCCTATGCAGCACTTGCCTCTGGTGGAAAAACAGTAAATCCTATCTCCGTTTTGTATGTAGAAGATAATGCCGGCAAAGTCATCAAAGACTTTCGTAAGGACTTTGATGATACTGATCGCAAACAAATCATATCAAAAGAAGCTGCCTTTCTCATCACTTCGATGATGCGAGATGTGGTGGAAGATGGAACAGGACGCGGAGCTTTGTCTTATGGACTCAGTCGCAAAGCTTATGGAAAAACAGGAACGACGAATAACTTCCGAGACGCTTGGTTTGTTGGTTATACCCCAGAACTTGTCACTTCGGTTTGGTTTGGATATGATGTAGGAACCATCTCTCTGGGACGAGGGATGACGGGTGGCAAATTAGCGGCGCCTGTTTGGGGTCGTTTTATGGCGAGAGCCCTAGACCGTGAGCCTGCCATCGACTTTCCATGGCTTCCTGAGGTAAAAGTAACCAAAAAAACAGTCTGCAGGATGTCTGGAAAACTTCCGGGATCTCAGTGCCATGACCTATTCGAAGAGTATTTTATCCCACAAACAGCACCAAAAGACGTATGTAACGACCATGGGTCCTCATGGAACGTAGTAGAAACAAGGCAAACGGTTCCATCCTCTACGGTTGTGCACACAGAAAAGAAAAAACCTGAAAAAGTAGAAAAACTCCCCCTCTCCACAAAGCCACCGAAACGAAAAAAGTCGGTCTTTAGCGGAGATGAGGAAATCGACTACTAA
- a CDS encoding bactofilin family protein, protein MAIGKDSINSVIGPGSIFEGKFYIAGSLRIDGKFEGDIKTEDALVIGETGKVKTNISAREVIVSGTLIGNIKAENEVKLEGTGRMLGDITAPYLELQKGVVAKGNITITGGQKKDVRKIVEESFGGIKSLDTKD, encoded by the coding sequence ATGGCAATAGGTAAGGATTCCATCAATAGCGTTATCGGACCAGGGTCGATATTTGAAGGTAAGTTTTATATCGCAGGTTCACTTAGAATCGATGGAAAATTCGAAGGTGATATCAAAACAGAAGACGCACTTGTTATCGGGGAAACTGGTAAAGTAAAAACTAATATCAGTGCAAGAGAAGTCATCGTATCTGGAACCCTCATCGGTAACATCAAAGCCGAAAACGAGGTTAAACTCGAAGGTACTGGTCGTATGTTAGGTGATATTACAGCTCCTTATTTAGAACTCCAAAAAGGTGTAGTTGCAAAAGGAAATATCACAATCACTGGCGGTCAGAAAAAAGACGTTCGTAAGATTGTTGAAGAGTCCTTTGGCGGTATTAAATCCTTAGATACCAAGGATTAA
- a CDS encoding M23 family metallopeptidase: MLLRSPEKSTIGKHVLRWGNVNVIQVSPGKYFYNLQSQSSVLHGTIDLNRKRYRILPLLLSSFILAFFLSVLLDKQTYEESLMEKEFLSMSTEVEENDVKDKEAKLADAKYLQETEDKKMAILRSADLDALAENKNKKLKVTQYKVKKNETLSDIARRFKLSAESIAGSSGINPEVTIIPGQILNIPNKQGLVYKLKKGDTLAKVADYYKVKIDDIYSENQLEDYDLFKSGQKVFLPGAVIPETGPVWRIPVVSKVITSGWGTRSYPQYKFHMALDLRANYESVYAARKGKVTYSGWMGGYGNAIILTHDDNYQTLYAHNSKLFVKEGDYVSAGKIISRSGCTGYCFGPHLHFEIIKDGKNVNPTKIIKGFSYK; this comes from the coding sequence ATGCTACTGCGATCACCGGAAAAATCTACGATCGGTAAGCATGTGTTACGCTGGGGAAACGTAAATGTTATCCAAGTTTCCCCCGGTAAGTATTTTTATAATCTCCAATCACAATCCAGCGTTCTCCACGGCACCATAGATCTTAACCGGAAACGGTATAGAATCCTTCCTCTACTCTTATCATCTTTTATCTTAGCCTTCTTTTTATCTGTCCTTCTCGACAAACAAACCTACGAAGAAAGTTTGATGGAAAAAGAGTTCCTCAGTATGTCTACCGAGGTGGAAGAAAACGACGTAAAGGATAAAGAAGCAAAACTTGCGGATGCCAAGTACCTCCAAGAAACAGAAGATAAAAAAATGGCCATCCTTCGGTCTGCGGATTTGGATGCTTTGGCCGAAAACAAAAACAAAAAATTAAAAGTCACTCAATACAAAGTCAAAAAAAACGAAACTCTTTCAGACATTGCTCGTAGATTCAAACTTTCTGCAGAATCCATTGCCGGAAGTTCCGGAATTAATCCAGAAGTAACCATCATCCCTGGACAAATTCTAAATATCCCCAACAAACAAGGTTTAGTGTATAAACTAAAAAAAGGGGATACACTCGCCAAAGTTGCAGACTACTATAAAGTAAAAATTGATGATATCTACTCGGAAAACCAATTAGAAGATTATGATTTATTCAAATCTGGACAAAAGGTATTTTTACCAGGAGCAGTCATTCCGGAAACAGGACCTGTTTGGAGAATCCCGGTTGTTTCCAAAGTCATCACATCTGGATGGGGAACCCGCTCTTATCCTCAATACAAATTTCATATGGCCCTTGACTTACGTGCCAATTACGAATCTGTCTATGCAGCAAGGAAAGGGAAAGTTACCTACTCTGGTTGGATGGGTGGGTATGGAAACGCAATCATCCTCACTCATGATGATAATTACCAAACTTTATATGCGCACAATTCTAAACTTTTTGTGAAAGAAGGTGACTATGTCAGTGCTGGGAAAATCATCTCTCGATCCGGTTGTACAGGGTATTGTTTTGGCCCTCACCTCCATTTCGAAATCATCAAAGACGGGAAAAACGTAAATCCCACAAAAATCATCAAAGGATTTTCTTACAAATGA
- a CDS encoding alpha/beta hydrolase, with translation MRSVSSSMNQVTFTKKHSTLLISLCFLFFIVNLLVSCSPKIGEEINKRIVDPFDETKILNVHFVTTRREMTVKDNCDTQSFGFITDINPHYGICLVNIPSKHIIGDISLDNAQDKNQFFQFKGRINTDDREFLNKIKSSASNEVLVFVHGFNVNFDEAVLRAGQIKYDLKFPGEVVVYSWPAGADSGIFGQVMVKSTYDLNFTEAKINREPFAKFLTDITGLGKKIHLVVHSMGHQVVLPSVANLAKQGKSKFLSELILNAPDFDKNEFELILSDLTKSSERVTLYCSPGDNALVASQKVNGAPRAGMCFKYSGVDVINVNEVDDPVLGVGGLGHGYYSSRPILTDIYQVLLGVSVERRLFIRKSGPKNGENFVLRK, from the coding sequence ATGAGATCGGTATCTTCTTCTATGAACCAAGTAACCTTCACAAAAAAACATTCAACTTTACTAATATCACTTTGTTTTTTGTTTTTTATCGTAAATTTACTTGTTTCCTGTTCTCCCAAAATTGGTGAAGAGATCAATAAACGAATTGTTGATCCTTTTGATGAAACAAAAATTCTAAATGTTCATTTTGTCACCACTCGTCGTGAAATGACGGTGAAGGATAATTGTGATACCCAAAGTTTTGGATTCATTACCGACATCAACCCTCACTACGGAATTTGTTTGGTAAACATTCCATCCAAACATATCATTGGGGACATCTCTCTCGATAATGCCCAAGATAAAAACCAGTTCTTTCAATTCAAAGGCCGCATCAACACCGATGACAGAGAATTTTTAAATAAAATTAAATCCTCTGCTTCAAATGAAGTTTTGGTTTTTGTTCATGGATTTAATGTCAACTTTGATGAAGCAGTTCTTCGCGCGGGACAAATCAAATATGATCTTAAGTTTCCAGGAGAAGTAGTCGTTTATTCTTGGCCTGCGGGAGCGGATTCTGGGATTTTCGGACAAGTAATGGTCAAGTCAACTTACGACCTAAACTTTACAGAAGCCAAAATCAACAGAGAACCCTTCGCCAAATTTTTAACCGATATCACGGGGCTTGGTAAAAAAATCCATTTAGTAGTTCATAGTATGGGTCACCAAGTGGTTCTACCTTCTGTGGCAAATCTAGCCAAACAAGGAAAAAGTAAATTTTTATCAGAACTCATTTTGAATGCTCCTGACTTTGATAAAAACGAATTTGAACTCATCTTATCTGACTTAACTAAATCTTCAGAACGTGTTACCTTATATTGTTCTCCTGGTGACAATGCCCTTGTTGCCTCTCAAAAAGTAAATGGTGCTCCCAGAGCTGGAATGTGTTTTAAATATTCGGGAGTGGATGTCATCAATGTCAATGAAGTCGATGATCCAGTTCTTGGTGTGGGAGGACTTGGGCATGGTTATTATTCCTCGCGGCCCATCCTCACAGACATCTATCAAGTGTTACTTGGAGTTTCTGTAGAACGAAGACTGTTTATCCGCAAATCAGGCCCTAAAAACGGCGAAAACTTTGTCCTTAGGAAATAA
- a CDS encoding helix-turn-helix transcriptional regulator, whose protein sequence is MNLKRKGSLFYFGERILLGTAGIVTEPHSHYAVSILVSLTDTFQLYDKENLAIESRGIIIPPNYYHKLDGSHSEMLIIQLDPKSDEYKRIEMDETPKTIEKEIRSKIKALAEPLFGETLTCESARSIYNQILSLLGSKTISKKYDERIEMAIKKIKKEIPSPVTLTELSEISGISTDRFMHLFKENMGIPLRQYLLWQRLHIAAKLLQSGENLTTASHAAGFSDQAHLSRTFKKMFGVKPSLFLGSQSLNKVCFCEN, encoded by the coding sequence ATGAATTTGAAAAGAAAGGGAAGTCTTTTTTACTTTGGAGAGCGAATTCTCCTAGGAACAGCAGGCATCGTTACAGAACCACATTCTCATTATGCAGTATCCATTTTAGTTTCTTTAACCGATACCTTCCAATTGTATGACAAAGAAAATCTGGCAATCGAGTCTCGAGGAATCATCATCCCACCCAACTATTACCATAAACTGGATGGGTCCCATTCGGAAATGCTCATCATCCAATTAGATCCGAAATCAGATGAATACAAACGAATCGAAATGGACGAGACCCCGAAAACGATCGAAAAAGAAATCCGGTCTAAAATCAAGGCTCTCGCTGAACCACTATTTGGTGAGACATTGACCTGCGAATCGGCTCGTTCCATTTATAATCAAATTTTATCCCTACTTGGTTCCAAAACGATTTCCAAAAAATATGATGAACGAATTGAAATGGCGATCAAAAAGATCAAAAAAGAAATTCCAAGTCCAGTCACTCTTACAGAACTCTCTGAAATTTCGGGAATCTCTACCGACAGATTTATGCATCTATTTAAAGAAAATATGGGCATCCCTCTCCGTCAGTATTTATTATGGCAAAGGCTTCACATTGCCGCCAAACTTTTACAATCGGGAGAAAATCTCACAACTGCTTCTCATGCAGCAGGTTTTAGTGACCAAGCCCATCTATCACGAACCTTCAAAAAGATGTTTGGAGTCAAACCCTCTTTATTTTTAGGAAGTCAGTCTTTGAATAAGGTATGTTTTTGTGAAAATTAA
- a CDS encoding DUF962 domain-containing protein: MRFAKEMAFYSAYHQEKRNVLIHVLGVPTITFTLFVVLSRFSLFEYNGFHVSASLVFTLAVLGYYYTLDVLFAFVATLVFGGLFVTSEWITTQLPATTAWTIFGLGQVIGWGAQFYGHFIFEKSRPALFDNLFQALVSAPLFVVADVFFELGYRLDLKAAVDKELKERGVWKDFSHKAA, translated from the coding sequence TTGAGATTTGCAAAAGAAATGGCGTTCTATTCCGCTTACCATCAGGAAAAACGCAATGTCCTCATCCACGTGCTTGGTGTCCCTACGATCACCTTCACTCTATTTGTTGTCCTCAGTCGCTTTAGCCTTTTTGAATACAATGGCTTCCATGTGTCTGCGTCCCTTGTCTTCACTCTAGCAGTGCTAGGGTATTACTATACTTTGGATGTGTTGTTTGCTTTTGTGGCGACTCTAGTGTTTGGAGGTCTTTTTGTAACCTCCGAGTGGATCACAACTCAATTGCCTGCGACCACTGCTTGGACCATTTTTGGTTTAGGGCAAGTGATTGGTTGGGGTGCGCAGTTCTACGGACATTTTATTTTTGAAAAAAGTAGACCAGCTCTTTTTGATAATTTATTCCAAGCACTTGTATCCGCCCCTCTATTTGTAGTAGCAGATGTTTTCTTTGAACTCGGATACCGATTGGATTTGAAAGCCGCTGTAGACAAAGAACTAAAAGAACGCGGTGTTTGGAAAGACTTCTCACATAAAGCTGCATAA
- a CDS encoding 4-alpha-glucanotransferase, which produces MESFRNVKKRRAGVLVSLPSIISEHSFECGDIYSLYPLCDWAKDVGFSIIQLLPLNDTGFGYSPYSAISAFAIDPLYISLHKLGFNSKSRKREIRFLQNHPIRIRNLKLEIIRKYYTENQKEAMSEATYFLEKHHWCYSYAAFRLLYEEFTDKGWWEWPKEYQDPNFAKEYIFSKRREDALFWVYLQKIAYDQLSEVKTYYEDMGLYLKGDMPILTSRNSCDVWEHPEFFIMDLQAGAPPDDFSKTGQTWGFPVLNWEVLEKTNYSWWKDRLSYLEYFFHLYRIDHVIGMYRIWSIPSADATALHGWFHPQFGIAKDEFQKEGLDPKEFESLGLIHEFKPDHYIFYWDFWKEAGYQNLPEETKARLYPLSELHIKEEEKHWRESGEKILEIFESFSSMIPCAEDLGSVPSFIRDSLFEREMIGIDVVRWTRSFTTGEFIEEESYRKNAISVLSTHDTSLVMDWWKNEGDEESKLQFFFDRLDKKRPESDDEILLGLLEFVFKTSSLFSVQLFQDLALGVPDVLENPEKHRINLPGTADRSNWTYRFPILIEDFASDFKRNLALRKLLIDSGRNS; this is translated from the coding sequence TTGGAATCATTTCGAAACGTAAAAAAAAGAAGGGCAGGGGTACTTGTATCTCTGCCCTCAATTATTTCTGAACATTCATTTGAATGTGGTGACATTTATAGTTTATATCCACTTTGTGATTGGGCTAAAGATGTTGGCTTTAGTATCATTCAATTATTACCCTTAAACGATACAGGATTTGGATACTCACCTTACAGTGCTATTTCTGCCTTTGCAATCGATCCACTTTACATATCTTTACACAAACTAGGTTTCAATTCCAAGTCTCGCAAACGTGAGATTCGGTTTTTACAAAACCATCCCATTCGCATTCGGAATCTAAAATTAGAAATCATTCGTAAATATTATACAGAAAACCAAAAAGAAGCCATGAGTGAGGCTACTTATTTTTTGGAAAAACACCATTGGTGTTATTCTTATGCAGCCTTTCGCCTTTTATATGAAGAGTTTACGGATAAAGGTTGGTGGGAATGGCCTAAGGAATACCAAGATCCAAATTTTGCCAAAGAATATATATTTTCCAAACGTAGAGAAGATGCACTATTTTGGGTGTATTTACAAAAAATCGCCTACGATCAGTTATCTGAAGTGAAAACCTATTATGAAGATATGGGATTGTATTTGAAAGGTGATATGCCAATCCTTACTTCCAGGAATTCTTGCGATGTTTGGGAACATCCTGAATTTTTCATTATGGATTTGCAAGCGGGAGCTCCGCCAGATGATTTTTCTAAAACAGGGCAAACCTGGGGATTTCCTGTTCTCAATTGGGAAGTTCTAGAAAAAACAAACTATTCATGGTGGAAAGATCGTTTGTCTTATTTAGAATATTTTTTTCATCTCTATCGGATTGATCATGTGATTGGAATGTATCGGATTTGGTCCATCCCGAGTGCAGATGCCACGGCACTTCATGGTTGGTTTCATCCCCAATTTGGAATCGCAAAAGATGAATTCCAAAAAGAAGGATTGGATCCGAAAGAATTTGAGTCACTTGGGCTCATTCATGAATTCAAACCAGATCATTATATTTTCTATTGGGATTTTTGGAAAGAGGCTGGTTATCAAAACTTACCTGAAGAAACCAAAGCGAGACTCTATCCTTTATCAGAACTTCACATCAAAGAAGAAGAAAAACATTGGAGAGAATCAGGGGAAAAGATTTTAGAGATTTTCGAATCCTTTTCTTCTATGATTCCTTGTGCGGAAGATTTGGGATCTGTTCCTTCCTTTATACGTGATTCTTTATTTGAAAGAGAAATGATTGGAATTGATGTGGTTCGATGGACAAGATCATTTACGACGGGTGAGTTCATTGAGGAAGAATCATATAGGAAAAATGCAATCTCTGTATTATCAACACATGATACTAGTTTGGTGATGGACTGGTGGAAAAATGAAGGAGATGAGGAATCCAAACTTCAGTTTTTCTTTGACCGATTAGATAAAAAAAGACCGGAATCAGATGATGAGATTTTACTTGGACTACTGGAATTTGTTTTTAAGACGAGTAGTCTTTTTTCCGTTCAACTATTTCAGGATTTAGCGTTGGGAGTTCCCGATGTTTTAGAAAACCCGGAAAAACACCGCATCAATCTTCCAGGAACGGCAGACAGATCCAATTGGACGTACCGGTTTCCTATCTTAATCGAAGACTTTGCTTCGGATTTTAAAAGGAATTTGGCACTTCGAAAGCTCCTAATTGATTCCGGTAGAAATTCATAA